A genomic stretch from Algoriphagus halophilus includes:
- a CDS encoding 2OG-Fe(II) oxygenase, with protein sequence MESISERIASEIYDKSYAIIDDFISEELRVSLLKEQSELLEAGKFRIAAVGKGEKKQVRTEIRNDQVLWIDSDNLNKFERQYWSKVEEIRKAINQRCYLGLKSFEAHFARYPIGSFYVRHMDQFQQVLYRLVTVIIYLNDSWEEEDEGTLRMYLPQEDGSEKILDVLPKGGRLVVFMSGEIPHEVMPTKKERISITGWLRDID encoded by the coding sequence ATGGAATCAATATCAGAGCGTATCGCCTCCGAGATTTATGATAAATCTTATGCGATAATTGATGATTTTATCAGTGAAGAACTTAGGGTATCTCTATTAAAGGAACAGTCAGAGCTGTTGGAAGCAGGGAAATTTAGGATTGCTGCAGTTGGAAAGGGCGAAAAAAAGCAAGTCAGAACAGAGATCAGAAATGACCAGGTCTTGTGGATTGACTCGGATAACTTGAACAAATTTGAGCGGCAATACTGGTCTAAGGTGGAAGAAATCAGAAAGGCGATTAACCAACGCTGTTACCTGGGCTTGAAGTCGTTTGAGGCACATTTTGCCAGATATCCCATTGGATCTTTTTATGTCAGACATATGGATCAATTTCAACAAGTTCTCTATCGTTTGGTGACCGTAATCATTTATTTGAATGATTCATGGGAGGAAGAAGATGAAGGGACGTTGAGAATGTACCTACCCCAAGAGGATGGTTCTGAGAAGATCTTAGATGTACTACCTAAAGGAGGAAGATTGGTAGTTTTTATGAGCGGAGAGATTCCTCATGAAGTAATGCCCACTAAAAAAGAGCGAATCAGTATTACGGGTTGGCTACGGGATATTGATTAA
- a CDS encoding toll/interleukin-1 receptor domain-containing protein codes for MADNKIFVSYRRQDASGEAGRLVDHLQEIYGEESVFLDVETLEAGLDFIQAIEKALNSCKVLIAMIGPHWLNIQDAEGNQRIFNEGDFIRIEISAALKRDIRVIPVLVNGAVMPTADQLPEDLQGLTRRHAQEISSSRWKYDCDQLVAALSKIIEPKPQPVKPTPIPPNSAKQKSWFAKNYLWLLGGLVGLIVLIQLLSLPEEDAIYDDFEENTEWTNGLSQPTEKDSPPAQLPEENPTTTQDNSFQEPSNTTSTEEVFVDEITGYWLLSDPQGNTSTLVFNQYDDSVEFLEYNIYDVEVGEGNGSISGTQLTADYYNSLVQISGKLILNTSNAGGSWVGTISFPTLGTTTNVSMQRINP; via the coding sequence ATGGCTGACAATAAAATTTTCGTAAGCTATCGCCGTCAGGATGCTTCTGGAGAAGCAGGAAGATTAGTAGATCATTTGCAAGAAATCTATGGGGAAGAAAGTGTTTTTTTAGATGTAGAAACCCTAGAAGCTGGTTTAGATTTCATTCAAGCCATAGAAAAAGCGCTAAATTCTTGCAAAGTACTGATAGCGATGATTGGACCTCATTGGCTCAACATTCAAGATGCTGAAGGAAACCAACGGATCTTTAATGAGGGAGATTTTATTAGAATAGAGATCTCTGCTGCCTTAAAAAGGGACATTAGAGTGATTCCAGTCCTGGTCAATGGAGCCGTGATGCCCACAGCTGATCAATTACCTGAAGACCTCCAAGGCCTAACCCGGCGACATGCACAGGAAATTAGCAGTTCCCGGTGGAAATATGATTGCGATCAACTGGTGGCTGCTCTGAGCAAAATCATCGAACCCAAACCTCAACCGGTCAAACCTACTCCTATCCCCCCTAATTCAGCAAAACAGAAAAGTTGGTTTGCTAAAAATTACCTTTGGTTACTTGGTGGATTAGTAGGGCTCATCGTTTTGATTCAGTTATTGAGTTTGCCGGAAGAAGATGCTATTTACGATGATTTTGAAGAGAATACTGAATGGACTAATGGACTTAGCCAACCTACAGAGAAAGATTCCCCTCCAGCCCAACTCCCAGAAGAAAATCCCACGACTACTCAAGACAATTCTTTTCAGGAACCCAGCAATACTACTTCTACTGAGGAAGTCTTTGTAGATGAAATTACGGGGTACTGGCTTTTATCCGATCCTCAGGGAAATACAAGCACCCTAGTCTTTAACCAATATGATGATTCTGTTGAGTTTTTGGAATACAACATATACGATGTGGAAGTTGGGGAAGGAAATGGCAGCATTTCAGGTACCCAATTAACGGCAGATTATTATAATTCCTTAGTACAGATCAGTGGTAAGTTAATACTTAACACCTCCAATGCAGGAGGAAGTTGGGTAGGCACCATATCCTTCCCTACACTGGGAACAACCACTAATGTTTCTATGCAACGGATCAACCCTTGA
- a CDS encoding XRE family transcriptional regulator, whose protein sequence is MSFLSSNLKLLRKQKGITQNELAEKLAVQRTMISAYEDGRSEPKLQTLKLLSEILDVGLEELLDHDIETKGRKAIQKRGINILTIATNDEKENITMVPQKASAGYLNGYSDPEYMESLPQFNLPNLSQNATYRAFELAGDSMLPLIPGTIVIGSYVDQLKDIKSGKTYVLVTATEGVVYKRVFNYLNENGKLFLVSDNDHYKPFEIRAEDVLEAWESKAFISTDFPNPGDKKKPITLEDLGEMIQDIQADLRKIKG, encoded by the coding sequence ATGAGTTTCCTTTCTTCTAATCTTAAATTATTGCGTAAACAAAAGGGGATTACGCAGAATGAGCTGGCAGAAAAATTAGCGGTACAGCGGACCATGATTTCTGCTTATGAAGATGGGAGGTCTGAGCCAAAACTTCAAACTTTGAAGTTACTCAGTGAAATTTTGGATGTGGGGTTGGAAGAATTGTTGGATCATGATATTGAAACAAAAGGAAGGAAAGCGATTCAAAAGAGGGGGATTAATATCTTGACCATTGCGACCAATGATGAAAAAGAGAATATTACCATGGTGCCACAAAAGGCTTCTGCGGGCTATCTCAATGGGTATTCGGATCCGGAATATATGGAAAGCTTACCCCAGTTTAACCTTCCCAATCTTTCCCAAAACGCTACCTACCGTGCATTTGAACTGGCAGGAGATAGCATGCTTCCTTTGATTCCTGGTACCATTGTAATCGGATCTTATGTAGATCAGCTCAAAGACATTAAGAGTGGAAAGACCTATGTTTTGGTTACCGCCACGGAAGGGGTGGTCTATAAGCGAGTGTTTAATTATTTAAATGAGAACGGGAAGCTTTTTTTAGTGTCAGATAATGATCATTACAAACCCTTTGAGATTCGGGCAGAAGATGTGTTAGAAGCATGGGAGTCAAAAGCCTTTATCAGTACAGATTTTCCCAATCCTGGCGATAAAAAGAAGCCTATTACCTTAGAAGATCTAGGTGAGATGATTCAGGACATCCAAGCAGATTTAAGGAAGATCAAGGGTTGA